One genomic region from Terasakiella sp. SH-1 encodes:
- a CDS encoding TRAP transporter small permease, with translation MFYITAITLSVFEVFMRYVLDAPTAWTSETIMTLCGTAWLLSVGAVTQQRRHITVTAMELIVGEKLWHRMTKIALIISIIAVLGLLWSNWDATLNSFNHLERSGSAFNPPVPSYLKVMLSVACVLYALQLIANMFAPADEHEEEYPFEGANEKEHG, from the coding sequence ATGTTTTACATAACCGCAATCACATTGTCTGTCTTTGAAGTGTTCATGCGCTATGTTCTGGACGCCCCGACGGCCTGGACATCAGAAACCATCATGACCCTGTGCGGCACCGCCTGGCTCTTATCCGTTGGTGCTGTTACCCAACAACGCCGTCATATCACAGTGACGGCAATGGAACTCATCGTGGGTGAAAAACTCTGGCACCGCATGACCAAAATTGCGTTGATTATCAGCATTATCGCTGTGCTCGGCCTGCTTTGGTCCAACTGGGATGCCACACTGAATTCTTTCAACCATCTTGAACGTTCCGGCAGTGCCTTTAACCCACCTGTCCCCAGCTATTTAAAAGTGATGCTGTCCGTTGCCTGTGTCCTTTATGCCCTGCAACTGATCGCCAACATGTTCGCCCCGGCTGATGAACATGAAGAAGAATACCCGTTTGAGGGTGCAAATGAGAAGGAGCACGGATAA
- the dctP gene encoding TRAP transporter substrate-binding protein DctP, with protein sequence MFKKAISKLPVLAGVIAAGMSLNVSADAAEMLRVQTSTKSGGFSFQYMNDNWVNKLPAMTNGEVQIQFMPIKSVMPRNETPEGVAAGVLSGDLTSIAYFSGRNPAFAILGDLIAGYDSPAQVQQFCKDGGGSEVLQKLWDKTLPGKIKVVGCGAVSKEALVSKKPIKGVADLKGIKVRSPEGLAATVFRAAGASPVNIPFSEVYTSLEKGVVDAADASAYVNNDKNGFHQIAKYPLYPGIHSMAVHQFTVSTKVWNKLSPAARSGLKDWYYAAYADLLKALDAQDKKLVARDKADPNITVIDWAQKDRDAFRQIATSSWEETAGKSPEAREALDAHYSFMKTIGLLK encoded by the coding sequence ATGTTCAAAAAGGCAATTTCCAAACTTCCGGTTCTGGCTGGTGTTATTGCAGCAGGCATGTCACTGAACGTATCAGCTGATGCTGCTGAAATGCTGCGTGTGCAGACGTCAACAAAATCTGGCGGTTTTTCGTTTCAATATATGAATGACAACTGGGTAAACAAACTGCCTGCCATGACCAATGGTGAAGTTCAAATCCAGTTCATGCCGATTAAATCTGTGATGCCGCGTAATGAAACACCCGAAGGTGTGGCAGCAGGTGTCTTAAGTGGTGATTTGACGTCGATTGCTTATTTTTCCGGCCGTAACCCGGCATTTGCCATTCTGGGTGATCTGATCGCAGGTTATGATTCTCCGGCACAGGTTCAGCAATTCTGTAAAGATGGTGGTGGTTCTGAAGTTTTGCAAAAACTGTGGGACAAAACACTGCCGGGTAAAATCAAGGTTGTTGGTTGTGGTGCTGTTTCTAAAGAAGCACTGGTTTCCAAAAAGCCGATTAAAGGCGTTGCGGACCTGAAAGGCATTAAAGTGCGCTCTCCAGAAGGTTTGGCTGCGACAGTCTTTCGTGCTGCAGGTGCAAGCCCGGTAAATATCCCGTTCTCTGAAGTCTATACATCTTTGGAAAAAGGTGTGGTGGATGCAGCTGATGCGTCTGCTTATGTCAATAACGACAAAAACGGTTTCCACCAGATTGCAAAATATCCGCTTTATCCGGGGATCCACTCTATGGCAGTTCACCAGTTCACAGTCAGTACAAAAGTCTGGAACAAGCTTTCTCCAGCAGCGCGTTCTGGTTTGAAAGACTGGTATTATGCGGCTTATGCAGACCTGCTGAAAGCACTGGATGCACAAGATAAAAAGCTGGTGGCCCGTGATAAGGCTGATCCGAACATCACAGTGATTGACTGGGCGCAGAAAGATCGTGATGCGTTCCGTCAAATTGCGACGTCTTCCTGGGAAGAAACAGCAGGCAAGTCACCGGAAGCACGTGAAGCACTGGATGCACATTATTCCTTCATGAAGACAATTGGTCTTCTGAAGTAA
- the otnK gene encoding 3-oxo-tetronate kinase, with product MSIVLGCIADDLTGATDLAMILVREGMKTVQIVGVPDEDTPVPDADAVVIALKSRTLMASQAVSMSLSSCGWLQKAGAKQIFFKYCSTFDSTKEGNIGPVTDALMNKLNCRNTIACPSFPENGRTVYRGHLFVHDVLLSESSLSNHPLTPMTDPNLQRVLSKQTSTPISNVYYEDVEAGVDVLRNKFAQDGIHIVDAISDAHLRTIGEACRDLALITGGSAVAQGLADNYRTQGLLPAKSNANSFHGPKGAALVLSGSCSEATRGQVAYAQARMPHFKLDAYDILDGKPVADEAISWANAHLSQDQPVLIYSSADPAEVSRVQAERGRVEVGDQVEAVIADIAKRFYEAGVRRFVVAGGETSGAVIEALGVKAMEIGPAIDPGVPWTKSLNDDEKALALKSGNFGTEDFFIKALEQLDELSS from the coding sequence ATGAGTATTGTTCTTGGCTGTATTGCAGATGACCTGACCGGGGCAACCGATCTGGCAATGATCTTGGTACGTGAAGGTATGAAGACGGTGCAGATTGTTGGTGTTCCTGATGAAGACACCCCTGTACCGGACGCCGATGCGGTTGTGATTGCATTGAAATCACGCACCCTGATGGCATCGCAAGCTGTCAGTATGTCCTTATCTTCTTGTGGCTGGTTGCAAAAGGCAGGGGCCAAGCAAATTTTCTTTAAATATTGTTCGACCTTTGATTCTACAAAAGAAGGTAATATTGGTCCGGTCACAGATGCGTTGATGAATAAGCTGAATTGCCGAAATACGATTGCGTGCCCATCTTTTCCTGAAAATGGGCGTACAGTCTATCGGGGGCATCTGTTTGTGCATGATGTTCTCTTGTCTGAATCTTCATTGAGCAATCATCCCTTAACACCCATGACGGACCCTAACTTGCAACGGGTTCTCTCAAAACAGACCTCAACGCCCATTAGCAATGTCTATTATGAGGATGTTGAAGCTGGGGTCGATGTGTTGCGCAATAAGTTTGCCCAAGACGGTATCCATATTGTGGATGCCATATCTGATGCACACTTGCGCACCATTGGGGAAGCTTGTCGTGATTTAGCGCTCATTACAGGGGGATCAGCTGTCGCACAAGGCTTGGCCGATAACTATCGCACACAGGGGCTTTTGCCTGCAAAAAGCAATGCAAACAGTTTTCACGGCCCCAAAGGAGCAGCACTGGTTTTATCTGGCAGTTGTTCTGAGGCAACACGAGGGCAGGTTGCTTATGCACAGGCCCGCATGCCGCATTTTAAACTGGATGCATACGATATTTTAGATGGTAAACCCGTTGCTGATGAGGCGATCAGCTGGGCCAATGCGCATTTGTCACAGGATCAACCTGTTTTGATTTATTCGTCCGCTGATCCTGCTGAGGTCTCTCGCGTGCAGGCCGAACGGGGCCGGGTTGAAGTCGGTGATCAAGTCGAAGCCGTAATTGCTGACATCGCTAAACGTTTTTATGAAGCTGGGGTGCGACGTTTTGTTGTGGCCGGTGGGGAAACATCTGGTGCTGTGATTGAGGCACTTGGGGTAAAGGCGATGGAAATTGGTCCAGCCATTGATCCGGGGGTGCCTTGGACAAAAAGTCTGAACGATGATGAAAAAGCTTTGGCTCTTAAGTCCGGTAATTTCGGGACAGAAGATTTCTTTATTAAAGCACTTGAACAATTAGACGAGCTATCTTCATGA
- a CDS encoding class II aldolase/adducin family protein, protein MTDLELREELIQTVLKMNDMGINQGTSGNAAVRVERGFLITPSGMAYEDITPQDVVFKEIGGGYESPNGLRKPSSEWRFHEDIFIARPEVSAIVHTHGKAVMTIACLQKDIPPFHYMIGVTGGETIRCAPYETFATQALSDVAVQALEGRKACLLANHGQIALGGTLKQALSMALEVETLCDVYWRTLVAGGAVILDQSKMDEALAKFNKGYGSAKAFVDEGKG, encoded by the coding sequence ATGACAGATTTAGAATTGAGAGAGGAACTGATCCAAACCGTTTTGAAAATGAACGATATGGGGATCAATCAAGGCACATCGGGCAATGCAGCGGTTCGTGTTGAGAGGGGCTTTCTGATTACCCCCTCAGGGATGGCGTATGAAGATATTACACCGCAAGATGTGGTCTTTAAGGAAATCGGCGGGGGGTATGAAAGCCCCAACGGATTGCGCAAACCGTCCAGTGAATGGCGTTTTCATGAGGATATTTTCATCGCCCGTCCCGAAGTTAGTGCCATTGTCCATACGCATGGCAAGGCGGTGATGACTATTGCCTGTCTGCAAAAAGATATTCCCCCGTTTCATTATATGATTGGGGTGACGGGTGGGGAGACAATTCGATGTGCCCCTTATGAAACCTTTGCAACGCAAGCCTTGTCAGATGTGGCTGTTCAGGCGCTGGAAGGGCGAAAAGCCTGCCTGTTGGCCAATCATGGACAAATTGCCCTTGGGGGGACTCTGAAACAGGCTCTTTCCATGGCGCTGGAAGTCGAAACCTTGTGCGACGTTTATTGGAGAACACTGGTTGCAGGTGGTGCTGTCATTCTTGATCAAAGCAAGATGGATGAAGCACTGGCGAAATTCAATAAAGGTTATGGAAGCGCTAAGGCTTTTGTGGACGAAGGAAAGGGATAG
- a CDS encoding GntR family transcriptional regulator — protein sequence MTAKSKVSRVDNAYDMIKEEILENRMPPGFQATEPEIAVRLGMSRTPVREALLKLEAEGLLEIIPRRGARVLPIMPEDMSEIYQILTALEPEAAYLLASRTINDHDLKELEDLTTKMEKAIQEEDRESWAKADDGFHRKLLELCANKRLEKIISTLFDQAHRARMLTLKLREMPVKSTQEHRELMDAITSGNAEKAKSVFREHRERSAKELVKILDEYRFSNL from the coding sequence ATGACAGCAAAAAGCAAGGTTTCCCGCGTAGATAACGCCTATGACATGATCAAGGAAGAAATACTCGAAAACCGTATGCCACCTGGCTTTCAAGCAACAGAGCCAGAAATTGCCGTCCGTTTGGGAATGAGCCGCACACCTGTACGTGAGGCATTATTAAAACTGGAAGCCGAAGGGCTTTTAGAGATTATTCCGCGCCGTGGCGCTCGCGTTTTGCCCATTATGCCCGAAGATATGAGCGAAATTTATCAGATTCTGACGGCCCTGGAACCCGAAGCGGCTTATCTATTGGCGAGTCGCACCATAAATGATCATGACTTGAAAGAGTTGGAAGATCTAACCACTAAAATGGAAAAGGCCATTCAGGAAGAAGACCGGGAATCCTGGGCAAAGGCCGATGATGGCTTCCACCGTAAACTCCTTGAGCTTTGTGCCAACAAGCGTCTTGAAAAAATCATCAGCACCTTGTTTGACCAGGCTCACCGTGCACGGATGCTGACCTTGAAACTGCGCGAGATGCCGGTGAAATCCACACAGGAACATCGTGAACTCATGGATGCCATCACATCCGGTAATGCGGAAAAAGCCAAATCCGTCTTTCGTGAACACCGCGAAAGATCAGCTAAAGAACTTGTTAAAATATTAGACGAATATCGGTTCTCAAATCTCTAA
- a CDS encoding putative quinol monooxygenase has protein sequence MFVVLVDFVIKKGCEEQFNHAMLEQAENSLSQEVDCHQFDVCRNPDNPQEFFLYELYTDHAAFDVHLASEHFIAFDQCVSAWIENKEVRLLQRL, from the coding sequence ATGTTCGTTGTACTTGTTGATTTTGTGATCAAAAAAGGCTGTGAAGAGCAATTTAATCACGCCATGTTGGAACAGGCAGAAAACTCGCTGAGTCAAGAAGTAGACTGTCACCAGTTTGATGTGTGCCGCAATCCTGACAACCCACAGGAGTTTTTCCTGTATGAGCTTTATACAGACCACGCAGCCTTTGATGTTCATTTAGCCTCTGAACATTTTATTGCTTTTGATCAATGTGTTAGCGCCTGGATTGAAAATAAGGAAGTTCGTTTGTTGCAGCGATTGTAA
- a CDS encoding isocitrate/isopropylmalate family dehydrogenase, translating into MTTSSMQVAVIKGDGIGVDVTEATIAVIEAVKEKVGGFELDYNYISAGAGYYQETGKDIQDNGEEDAGKADAIFLGAIGLPAIRYEDGTEISPHLRLRDRFQLYAGVRPVRAYPNAPQKLAAPQAAGIDLVILRESTEGLFYSAAVHDRCPVENNEEVQDVMRITRNTTEKLHNFAFRLAQKRKSRGKLGKVTCVDKANVFKSMAFFRQIFDERKANFADVEVGYNYVDAQALDLIRRPWEFDVMVTENIFGDILSDLAGGLVGGMGMASCAEIGDNHGLFQPAHGSAPDIMGQDKANPLAAILSGSLMLDYLSEKSGNQSLADAAQLIDEAVYAGFEANAIRPMEFGGDMGTQAVTKEVIARI; encoded by the coding sequence ATGACCACCTCTTCTATGCAAGTTGCTGTGATCAAAGGTGATGGGATTGGCGTTGATGTGACAGAAGCCACCATTGCTGTAATTGAAGCTGTAAAGGAAAAAGTTGGCGGCTTTGAACTTGATTATAACTATATCTCTGCCGGGGCAGGCTATTATCAAGAAACTGGAAAAGATATTCAGGATAATGGTGAAGAAGATGCGGGCAAGGCAGATGCAATTTTCCTTGGCGCTATTGGTTTGCCTGCCATTCGTTATGAAGATGGGACGGAAATTTCGCCCCATTTGCGCTTGCGTGACCGTTTTCAGCTTTATGCCGGTGTGCGTCCGGTGCGTGCTTATCCCAATGCGCCGCAAAAGCTGGCTGCACCGCAAGCCGCAGGCATTGACCTTGTGATCTTGCGTGAATCTACCGAAGGATTGTTTTATTCCGCCGCCGTTCATGATCGTTGCCCGGTTGAAAATAATGAAGAAGTTCAAGATGTCATGCGCATTACGCGCAATACGACTGAGAAACTTCACAATTTTGCCTTCCGTTTGGCGCAGAAACGTAAATCACGTGGCAAGCTTGGCAAGGTGACTTGTGTGGATAAGGCCAATGTTTTTAAATCCATGGCTTTCTTTCGTCAGATTTTTGATGAACGTAAAGCGAATTTCGCAGATGTGGAAGTGGGTTACAATTATGTTGATGCCCAAGCACTTGACCTGATCCGTCGCCCGTGGGAATTCGATGTGATGGTCACGGAAAATATCTTCGGTGATATTTTATCTGATCTGGCTGGTGGTCTTGTTGGTGGTATGGGTATGGCCTCTTGTGCTGAAATTGGTGATAACCACGGTCTTTTTCAACCGGCACATGGCAGTGCACCAGATATTATGGGTCAAGATAAAGCCAACCCGTTGGCGGCGATCCTCAGTGGTTCTTTGATGTTGGATTATCTGTCTGAAAAATCAGGGAACCAGTCCTTGGCCGATGCTGCACAATTAATTGATGAAGCTGTTTATGCCGGTTTTGAAGCCAATGCAATTCGCCCGATGGAATTTGGCGGGGATATGGGCACACAAGCCGTCACCAAAGAAGTGATTGCACGCATCTAA